One Littorina saxatilis isolate snail1 linkage group LG1, US_GU_Lsax_2.0, whole genome shotgun sequence genomic window carries:
- the LOC138951768 gene encoding chondroitin sulfate proteoglycan 4-like, protein MARTGYFLALSLFASVVASEQSASFYGESYISVPLEDASSSTDLHLHFKTHRPHGLLLLAAGSTDNLLLEVKAGMVEVRVNLGSGEASVFSSPSVRLDDQQWHEVKVNRTGATLILMVDGVIQGSVETPGSFHELNVEDGILLGGLGTYPGAGYTHLKNFRGCMKDVVYNNNDILTAAKKFMSVKNAFEITWNCDSEFSAGLEVPVSFLSETSFIAFSRFHVREKGSFACDFKTRSENAVVLFTSGHGESKDDFLSLEIIDGRPKLSVNSGSGVLEVVLVDAVNDGQWHELDLSIAQSTVELRVDNTRNTTRVGGEKSHINLAGHLFVGGLGLKARSHALRLGLQSLQNERSMKGSMLGCVRNIVINSRPYGFREVQVSRHVDSVCTWSFPCATEPCVLGAECLESGQQFRCVCDQPVCERESSERDNNLPQRDLAEMVAVETLNVKEGGEAVINTNTIDVVFDYRNYRIREIAVRFRVIIPPRFGRLEVDRGQRQSESFTLLDLLMAKVKYIHDGTDSHLDDITVEMSVNNDAELPQRMRGNFEFVLPIKITPHNDPPKLLLP, encoded by the exons ATGGCGAGAACAGGATATTTTCTTGCCCTCTCGTTGTTTGCAAGTGTGGTTGCCTCTGAGCAGTCGG CATCATTCTACGGGGAGAGCTACATCAGCGTACCCCTGGAGGATGCCAGCAGCTCCACTGACCTTCACCTTCACTTCAAAACCCACCGCCCCCATGGCCTTCTGCTCTTGGCTGCAGGGTCAACGGACAACCTTCTGCTGGAGGTCAAGGCTGGTATGGTGGAGGTTCGCGTCAACCTTGGTTCAGGGGAGGCCAGTGTGTTTTCCTCACCTTCTGTCCGTCTTGACGACCAGCAGTGGCATGAGGTCAAGGTCAACAGGACTGGAGCGACCTTGATACTGATGGTGGACGGTGTGATTCAAGGTTCTGTGGAAACGCCTGGCTCTTTTCATGAACTGAACGTGGAGGATGGCATTCTTCTCGGTGGTCTTGGAACCTACCCAGGCGCAGGTTACACCCACTTGAAAAACTTCCGAGGATGCATGAAGGATGTGGTTTACAATAACAACGATATTCTTACTGCTGCTAAAAAATTTATGAGTGTCAAAAACGCCTTCGAAATTACCTGGAACTGCGACAGCGAATTCTCTGCAGGGCTGGAAGTTCCTGTCAGCTTCCTGTCTGAGACCTCATTCATCGCTTTCTCACGCTTCCATGTCAGAGAGAAAGGGTCCTTTGCTTGCGACTTCAAGACGAGATCAGAAAACGCTGTAGTGCTGTTCACCTCTGGACACGGGGAATCCAAAGACGATTTTCTCTCCTTGGAAATAATTGACGGTCGGCCAAAGCTGTCAGTGAATTCTGGGAGCGGGGTGCTGGAGGTTGTGCTAGTCGATGCTGTGAACGATGGACAATGGCATGAACTGGATCTCTCTATCGCCCAATCTACAGTTGAGCTGAGGGTGGACAACACTCGTAACACCACACGCGTTGGAGGAGAGAAGTCACACATCAACCTAGCGGGGCACCTTTTCGTTGGGGGCTTGGGTCTGAAAGCAAGATCCCACGCTCTGCGTCTAGGTTTGCAATCCCTGCAGAATGAGCGCTCCATGAAGGGCTCCATGCTAGGCTGCGTCAGAAACATTGTCATCAACTCTCGACCATATGGGTTCAGGGAGGTACAAGTTAGTCGCCACGTTGATTCAGTCTGCACATGGTCATTTCCCTGTGCAACAGAACCGTGCGTGCTCGGTGCCGAGTGCCTGGAATCTGGACAGCAATTTAGATGTGTTTGTGACCAGCCTGTATGCGAAAGGGAGAGCTCCGAAAGAGACAACAACCTCCCGCAGCGAGACTTGGCCGAAATGGTTGCCGTGGAAACGCTAAACGTGAAGGAAGGAGGAGAGGCTGTGATCAACACAAACACCATTGATGTTGTATTTGACTACCGCAACTACAGGATTCGAGAAATTGCTGTCAGGTTCCGGGTCATCATTCCGCCAAGGTTTGGTCGCCTGGAGGTTGACAGAGGTCAGCGTCAGTCAGAGTCCTTCACCCTGCTTGATCTTCTGATGGCCAAGGTCAAGTACATCCATGATGGCACCGACTCCCACCTTGACGACATCACTGTAGAAATGAGCGTCAACAACGATGCAGAACTTCCTCAGAGGATGCGAGGCAACTTTGAGTTTGTCCTGCCTATAAAAATAACCCCTCACAACGACCCCCCAAAGCTGCTCCTTCCT